The Homalodisca vitripennis isolate AUS2020 unplaced genomic scaffold, UT_GWSS_2.1 ScUCBcl_20;HRSCAF=552, whole genome shotgun sequence genome includes the window ataaaaacttttctctcATTTTCCTCCATAGCCCAAAAGTGTTCGTGGATTTTCATTCTTCTGTGTTCTGTAAGTTTGGTCGTGCATTTtcttttacatgtattattacaTGGGGGCTGAAGTGcatgtttatctttatttttttcacgtTTTGATTTAATGTCTTCTTTACACCTCGGCGCAGCTCTTTTCCTCGGGTTCCCATTTTTGGTGAACCCTTTAGGAGCTTCATCTGTTTCCTCGAGCAAAGCAGCTGTATTATTATGTTCTAAGTTCGACTCTGCTGTCTCCATCTGCTGGTGTTCCTCTGTTGGCGCTACTTCTATTGGGTTGACTTGTTCAACTACAATGGCAACATTTTCTACCAAATCTGGAGCTATGTCAAACAGCACGTCGACATTCTGTAGCTGTTGTTCTTCTGCCGCTTCAggcaataaatcaaacaaatcttCAATAAAATCACTGGCATTGTCTTCATTTGATTCATAGCTCTgcaaaaagtgaaataaatgagtttttcattaaggctatattttatatattttttcatgtagGCTATATTTTCATCCTATGCAATTTACATATTTGGTAATTCAATGAGTTATGACAGTAGTAAgatataaatcaaacataaaagttGCCTATAGACAACATTGCATAACCCTACAAAAGCTAACAAAATATGAGGCGTTGGTAGGCCTACATTCAACTAGTtcgcttatttattttatttactgaattaaataaatatatattaccgaTATATTTTAGGCTATCAGTTTGATAGGGCATAGTAGATTAAGcaaattacctttttattatCTGTAGTTGTCGTAGACTCTTCATGTCTGATATCAACTTCTGTTAAATTAGCATAAGGCCTACTACGTGTTTCCTCATTGTTCAAGTGGACGACCATAAAAAGTGATCCGTTTTGAAGAACTGTAGGAGCGCTtggctgaaaaaataataattttgtaaataatttttgcagGGACCAGCAAACAAAAAGCATTTAGGCTACAGTGGCTTAATCTAGACTAATTCTGcatattgataaattaagtttgttttaaaagctCTATTTCTAGGCCTaggattaaaactatattatggtAGGCCTAATCAATATTGTACTTACATCTGCATTACTAGAAGTAGATGGCAGAGACTGTTCTACTTGCTCAAACGATGTTGATgtactaggcctaggcctaactGGCAAAACTTCCTTAGGGGCAGGATTGCATTTGCTGTCAGAGTTATGAACTAAAAATGCGCATCTAGAAAATGATTTCTTACACACATTACATGTATAACCCATTTTAAACCATCTGAATCAAACACTTCTTCTCAAGGTTTCAAACTCACAGTCCAATCACAAATTCAGAGCTTATAAAGAAATTCACTTCAAacctaaacaattttgttttgaggttatattACGGCTTAATCAGCTGAggtataatagttattagttattcATTTTGCGTTTTTTGATGTCATTTTACACtgtaatgttacactattaaCAAAGTCAAGCTTAATTGCACACGTCTCAAAAGTTAATCCAAATGGGTAACTACATGTGACGTAATAGATATTCTAAGCAAGAAAACAGTATCTGCACGAGACTAAGCAAAACAACCGTATCTGCACCGCACATACGTTTATTTTGCTTAGACATAGTAGATACGGTGTTTTGGCTTAGAAATTCAGAATTGAAGTGTAGTTACGGTATATTTCATATTGATTATCTCAAAAACTGTTGTAGATACGGTCTTTTAGCTTATTTTTTTGGATTCCTCGttgtcaataacataaaaatcacCTCTAACCTCAAATTCCTTAATTTTGTCAGTTACGGTCTTTTCGCTTAGCAGGGCAGAATTGTAGAGTATAAGTAAAAAAccgggctaagtgccaaaaaGTTACTTTTGAGATAATCGATGAAAACTGCATATAActgtcataattaaatattttttaactgtaatatattaaataaaaaatatacatcactACTAATAGTATCAGTGGAAGAATGCATTAAATACCATGGCAacagcaaagaaaaaaaatattgaattcaacTTTTTTTGAAAAGGGGTATGTCACAACTTACTGAGGTAAAAACCGGGCTAAGTGCCACATTTACTTCGGGCTATGTCACAACTTACTGATGTAAAAAGAGGGCTAAGTACCAAACAAATGTTACTACTTAAAACCAGAAAAATGAAAGAGTAAGCAAacatgtagttaaaaaataatacaggttaaaaagacaaacaattataat containing:
- the LOC124370133 gene encoding uncharacterized protein LOC124370133, whose translation is MGYTCNVCKKSFSRCAFLVHNSDSKCNPAPKEVLPVRPRPSTSTSFEQVEQSLPSTSSNADPSAPTVLQNGSLFMVVHLNNEETRSRPYANLTEVDIRHEESTTTTDNKKSYESNEDNASDFIEDLFDLLPEAAEEQQLQNVDVLFDIAPDLVENVAIVVEQVNPIEVAPTEEHQQMETAESNLEHNNTAALLEETDEAPKGFTKNGNPRKRAAPRCKEDIKSKREKNKDKHALQPPCNNTCKRKCTTKLTEHRRMKIHEHFWAMEENERKVFILGHIDKSKVKRKTHPEEESRRGKTFFYFLTDSDGARKMVCKTFFLIHTRLQKKQ